The DNA region GTCCTGAGAGTCGGCATAGTTGTTAGCGGAGGTTAAAGTCTTCTGGCTCTGAGAGTCAGTATAGTTATTAGCGGAGGTTAGAGTCTTCTGGTCCTGAGAGTCGGCATAACTCTTGGCGGAGTCTAATGTTTTCTTATCCTGAGAATCAACATATTTTATGTCAGCTTTATTAGCTTCTAATTTGTCAATTCGAGAGTTTGGAATAGGATCTTTGCAATCGTTGTTACCTACTAATTCTTCATAGGCTAGGTTGCCTTTATCTTTATCTGAAGGACCCTTATCTCCTGAGTTTGCCCAGGCTGGAACTGTGTAGAAGCTTTGTAATGAGATGCATAGTGCCAGTGCGGCAACTTTGGCACGTTTTGATGTACTCAATTTTTCATATACCTCCCTGATTTGTTTACGTTTTTAAGAAAGGGAATAGGGAATACCAGTGTAGAGTTACAGGATTATAAAAATCATAGATCACCTCCGGTGTGACAAGTACCCGCATCATAAAGTGTCCAAGTTTCCTTTATCATGCTGAACATAAGTAGGGATGGATAAAGAGAGGTATGTAACCGCCATCATGTCCTGGGTATTCCATTTATATACATAATTGGTATTGAATATGACGAGGGGAATAAAAAAACAACTGCTTTACATAGCAGTTGTTTTCACAGAAAAAAATTAATTGTTGTTCGATACTTCGATTCCATTGATAAAGACATGCTCAACTTTGGTGGATACTGCAAAGGGAGGGCCATCCAGTATAACAAGGTCGGCATCTTTACCTGGCTCGATACTGCCTACCCGGTCGCTGACACCGATAATTTCGGCTGCCGATAAGGTAATGGCTCTTAAGGCGACAGCTTCCGGCAAGCCTTCCCGGATGGCCAGAGCAGCTTCTAAGCGCAGGCTGCTGACCGGCAGGAAGGGATGATCGGTAATCAGGGCAATCTTAACGCCGGCTTGGTGCAAAATAGCCGGGGTCCGGTAAGTCCGGTCCTTAAGTTCCACCTTGACCCGGGCAGTGATGGAAGGGCCAACGGTGGCCGCTATTGAGCGGCGGGCCAGTTCTTCGGCAATTTTGTGAGCCGAGGTGGCATGTTCGATGGTTAGTTTCAGTCCGAATTCATCGGCAATACGGATGGCGGTCATAATGTCGTCGGCGGCATGGGCATGGGCTCGCAAGGGAATTTCACCATGCAATAGCATCAGTAAAGCTTCCATTTTCAGGTCCCGGCCCACTTTGCCTTTGGCCAGGTCTTTCTCATAATTTAAGGCGGCGATCAGGTTTTCCCGGATCATAGCGGCAATAGTCATCCGGGTGGAAGGAGCCCGGTCTTTTTTCATGTACATTTGGATCGGATTTTCACCAAAGGCCATTTTCATACCGGCCGGTTGGCGCATGATCATGTGGTCGATCACTTTGCCATAGGTTTTGATGGCAATGCTTTGGCCGCCAATGACATTTTCACTGCCCGGTGTGACAATTATGGTCGTGGTACCGGAGGTATAGGCGTCTTCCAGACCGCGGTCTTCCGGATTGATGCCGTCCAGAGCCCGCAAATGAGGGCATACAGGCTGATTGACTTCGTTTTTATCAATATGAGCTGTTCCCACTGCCTCCTCGGCAATACCCAAGTGAGTATGGCAGTCTATGAGGCCGGGAATAATGACTTTATTCGTGGCATTAAGACACAAGGCGTCGTGTGGTATAGCCAGGCGGCTGCCGACGGCCAGAAATTTTCCCTGATCGATTAACAGACAGGCGTTAGGCACGATATCACCGGATACGGTATAAACGGTCCCGCCGAGAATAGCCAGCATAAGCAAGTCCTCCTGATAAATAGTACCTTTGTAGCATGTCCGGTCCAGTGATTTTTATGTGAGGCTTTAGGACGTGTATTCAAACTATCCGAAACGCTCCTGGCAGCATTTTTGTGCCATACTTCGTTAACGTTTTTTTGAAATAGGGGCCGCTATTCCCGAAAATCTTGCCTTGTCTGGCGCAAAATCACTCGTTATGGATCATTCCGTTAATTTGAAGACACGCTCTAGGAGAAGAGTTGCGGGGCGCCGACGGGTATAGTATAATTTACCTGAAAGATAAATAACTGATGAGTCATGATAATCCACGAATGAGAGAGCCTTTCTCATTGTGGATTTTTTAATCAGGAAGGATAAAGTATGAAAAAATCGCCGGAAGAACTAGCCCTTCCTTTGTGGCTGTGCCAGGAGCGTCCGCCGGCGTGGCCGGAAGCGTCGAGCAGGCGGTGGCTGCGCGTTCATTATCTGGAGAAAACCTGGCGGTCTATTCAGAATGTTTTGCTAAGCGACGGCGAACAGGAAAAGCTGCTTGATCGCAACGGATTATTGCAGCGACTGGAGCCACGCAGCAAGATGCTGGGGAGTTTTTTGCTACTCATTGCACTGGCCGGGGCGCAGCAAGTGCTGACGCTCTGTTTGCTGCATGGTTTATTATGTATTCTGGCCGGCGTTTCACGGATAGGGTGGCGCTATTACGGCCGGCGTGTACTGCTGCCGACGCTGCTATTTAGCGGCTGGCTATTGTTGCCCGCTTTGACCGGCCATATTGTTCCGGGTGAGGCTTTGTTTAGTTTAACCGGACCGTCGGGTTATGTATTGACAATAACCCGGCCGGGAGTAACGGCAGCGGAGACGGTTTTACTGCGTGCGGCCGGTTCTATAGGAACGGTGCTGCTGGTTATGGCGACTACCCGTTGGGATACGCTGACCAAAGCACTTGCCTGTATGGGAGTGCCTTGCTCCCTGGTCATGGTATTGGATATGACATACCGTTATTTATTTTTGTTTTTACAGCTTTTAGAGGAATATATTATGGGTAGAAAGAGCCGTATGGTGGCAGGGGAAGATCAAAAAAACAGCCGGGAATGGATTGGTTTGGCTTTAGCCGGCTTTTTCCGGATGGCTATGGAATACAGCAGGGAGATCGAAGCGGCCATGCGGGAAAGGGGCTATTCCGGGCGGTATTCATATCAGCCGCTGGGCAAGCTGCGATTGGCTGACACGGTTTTTCCGGCGCTGATGCTTGTTATTTGTCTTAGTGTATGGGGGAGTTGAGTATGCCATCACCATTGTTTGCCCTGGATAAGCTTAGCTATGAATATCAGCCGGGGAAAAAAGCGCTTGTCGATGTAACGCTGCAAATTATGCCGGGAGAAAAGGTAGTATTGCTGGGGCCTAATGGCTGCGGTAAATCAACCTTGCAAAAGCTGCTGTCAGGGCTATTGTTTGCCACAGGTGGCTCGCTACAGGTTTTTGGCCGGCAAATTAATGAACGTACGATGGGAGATAAAGCTTTTGCCGCTATTTTCCGGCAAAGGGTAGGTTTTGTGTTTCAAAATTCCGATGTGCAAATGTTCTGTTCCAGTGTGCTTGATGAAATTATGTTCGGTCCGCTGGCAATGGGGATGACCGCCAGCCAGGCAAGGCAACGGGCGACAGAGCTTATGGAATTAATCGGAATTGGCGGGTTGGCCGGACGGCTACCCCATCATTTAAGCGGCGGTGAGAAGAAAAAGGTTATAATCGCCGCCATATTGGCAACCAATCCTGAGGTGTTGCTCTTTGATGAGCCGACTAACGGTTTAGACCCCCGGACGCAGCGCTGGATGATACAGTTGCTGCAGCAACTGCAGCGTCAGGGAAAAACCTTAATTACGGCCACGCATTGTCTGGAGCTGGTGCCGGAGCTGGCGGACCGGGTGATTGTCATTAATGAGCAGCACCGGTTGGCTGCCGACGGTGAAGCCATTGATATTTTACGGAATAAAAAGCTGCTGCTGGCGGCTAATGTGATTGATGAAAGGTATCATATTCATGCGCACGGCGCCGATGCTGCCGTGCATATCCATCAGGAGGACCGATAATATGACTGAGGAGTGTTGTTGGTATGATCGCCTGGCTGCCGTTTTAACCCGTCGAAGCGGTAAAATTCATGGCGATAGCGACGGTTTTCGCCGGGCAGCGGTATTAATTCCATTAGTAAAAACCGGCGACAGTACGGCGGTTCTATTTGAGATACGGTCAATGGAGCTGTTGGCTCATGCCGGTGAAATTTGTTTTCCCGGCGGGCGGATCGAGGCAACGGATCATGATATTTGCCAGGCCGCTTTAAGGGAAACAGAAGAGGAGCTTAATATCGCGGCCGATCGCATTCGTCTGATTGGCGCCATGGATATGGTAGCCAGTCCCACCGGCAATATTTTGTATCCGGTGGTGGGCGTGCTCGAGGATATGGAAGGCATTAGGCCGAATCAGGAAGTAGCCGAATATTTTACCGTTCCCTTGCCATATTTACTGAATGTCCAGCCGAAGCAAGGCAAGCTGGAAATGGCTACCCGGCCGTTAGATGAAGATTCGCTGAGTGCATTTCCGGCTGAATACGAGCTGGATTGGAAAAGCCGGCGCATGTTTCCGGTATTTTCCTATCAGTATGAAGATAAGAAGATTTGGGGATTGACGGCTGGTGTTCTGCACAATTTTATAGCTCTGTGCCGCGATTTGGCCATAAAATAAGCCCTCCAATGTGGAGGGCTTTGTTTTTTTAGATTATATGCGGACGACTTGATCAATGCGCCAGTTTTGTCCATGAACAGCTTGGTTGTAGAGCTCGGTAATGGTTTCAAACAGGGTGCTTTTTTTTACGGTCCGTTTTTTGGTCAACAGGGAGAATTTGAACCATCGGCCTTCCCGGGAAAGCTGATAATTAGCTTTGTTGATCTCCAATTGGATGGTTTTGGTTGGGGAATGCAGTAAAGCGTCCTCCAGCAGCTTAACAGAGGGTCCATCGAGTGGCGGCGTGGGAATCGACAAGCGGTCTCTAAGATCTTTCAATATCAACACGCTCCCTTGTTATAGATGTAGTTATTTAACGAATATTATAACATTTCTGAAAGATAAATGCCTGTTGCTAAAACAGGGTAAAATGATCGTCTGCTCCATTTATAGCAAAGAGTAACCGGATTCTTGTAGATTATGCAGTATTTTAAATAAATTTCTTGTAAACGTCAAACATTAGCTTTCTTCTTAGGCCGGAGATGATGTTACGCGGCAAAGGCTTGCTTGATTTTCGGTGCGGGCGACAGCTTGTTTTGATGTATAAGAAACGGGTAAGCGCCGATACTAATAGTAAGTAAGCATAGAAAGGGTGAAGAGTTTGCGCTGTAAAAAAACAACGATCCTATGGGTTGTATTGGTTACCATTTTTGCTTTGCTGCTGACAGCCGGTTGCGGCGGCACAAAGTCACCGGCTCCCAAGCCGCTTCAGGGGTCTGATCCCAATACTAATGTAGCGCAATCTGACGGACGTTTGATTATCGGTTATTACGAGAATCCCTGGCCGGGTACTCCGGATAAGACCGGATCATTTCCAAGTATGAAAACATATGCCAAGAGTATGTCCGGTGTAGGTCCCTTTTGGTACCGGGCCAATCAGGACGGAACATTGGAGGCCAAGGACAGTCAACTGGTATATGATACGGCCCGCGGTTTGAATCTCAAAATGTTTCCGCTGGTTACCAACAAGTCCGGTGCGACCGATACTATTTTAGGGGATGCCAGTGTACGTACCAAGGTAACGGATAACATTGTTAAGCTGGTACAGGAAAAGCAGTATGACGGTATCAATATCGACTTTGAATTGCTGCAGCCTAAGCATCGCGATAATCTTACCGCTTTTATGGCTGAATTGTACCCTAAGATGAAGGCCTTGAATAAGACCTTGATTATTTCGGTATTTCCTCAGGTAGATGTAGCGGAGGATGTTTCCGGAGCTTATAATTATCCGGAGCTGGCTAAGTATGCCGATTATCTTCAGATTATGACCTATGATCATCACTGGTCGACTTCGCCGCCCGGACCGATTGCCCCGATTGACTGGTATGAAAAAAATATAAAGTATGCCATCGAACAATGTGGCGGTCCCCAGAAGGTACTGGTCGGCTTGGGTGCCTATGGCTATGACTGGTCAAAGGATAAGGAAACAGAAACGGTCACTTACGTGGACTCCATTGTCCGGGCTGAGCAAAACGGAGCAAAGGTGCTTTTCGATGACAACAGCAAGTCGCCGTATGTTAAGTACGGTAATCATGAAATATGGTTTGAAAATGCCGAAAGTACTTCCGCGAAGCTGGATGTGATTGCAAAATACAAACCGGCGGGAATTGCCATTTGGCGTTTGGGGCAGGAACAACCGGATATTTGGCCGTTAATTGATCAGAAATTTCCTAAGAAGCAATAAAAAAATCACCTGCCGCCAACAGTCGGCAGGTGATTTTTGAAAGGTGTGCAATATATACTGGTAGAGGCTGTCTGTGTCAGGCGGTCTAGATGGATAGGAACAAGGAGGCGGCTATATGGAACAAAGAGTGATAACGGTAGAGGGAATGAGCTGCGGTCATTGCAAAGCGGCAGTGGAAAGAGCCGTACTTGCTTTACCGGGGGTTATTGCAGCCACCGTAAACTTGGAGGAGAAAAAGCTTGCTTTGGATTATGATAACAGTCGGGTTACTTTAGTCCAGATTGCATCAGCTATAGAAGAAGAAGGCTATACGGTTGTTTCACGCTAAAACAGCGAAGCGGCATCGGAGTAATCCAATGCCGCTTCGCTGTTTTGTTTAATAATGCTTATGAGTCAAAGTCAATAATGAAGTGTTCAGGGTTTTTGTCTAAGTTCAATTCAAGCAGTTGATTGAGGTGGGTGCTGTCTTCATCAGCCAAAATCCGTACGACCGGTATAGTGTTATTGGGACCGGTCATTTCCACAATCAAGCCAAGCTGATTATTATTCAGCTTTACTGTTGAGCCCAAGGGATAAGCGGCAATGCTTTTCGTAAAATGAGCTACGATTTCGGGATTAAAATAAGTGCCGGCCGCTTTATTAAGGATCGCTGCCGCATAGTACACCGGTGTAGGTTTCCGGTGGGGCAGGCCGGTAATCAGACGGTCATAGACATCGGCAATGCTGATAATTTGCGCATATTCATGGATCACATCGCCGGAAATTCCCATGGGATACCCGCTGCCGTCCCAGCGCTCGTGATGCTGGAAGCAAGCATTTATAATATCCATGGATAAGGACGTATTTTCTTTGAGAATTTCCAGGGTATAAAACGGATGTTGCCGGTATTCTTCCTTTTCCTGGGCAGTCAGTCGCCGGGGGAACTGAGCAGATAATCTTTTGGTGAATTTTATCTTTCCCACATCATGCAGCATGGCGGCCAGGCCGAGTTCTTCCAGGCGTTGGGTGTCATAGCCCATGGCGGTTCCGGTAAGTACTGACAGCAGGCAGGTATTGACGGCATGGGAGAACATATAATCTTCTTTTTGGCGAATATCCATCAGGTGATGCATTGTTTCCGGATTGTCCAGAATCCGGGTGACCAGATTGCTGACAAGAACTTTGATCTTATCCAAGGGCACGCCCTTGCCGAGCCGGAAATCATGGATGACTTTCCGTGCCGTCTGCTTGGCTTGTTGGCGAAGTTCAGTCTGGGACGGCTCTTTTGCGGGAGACGGAGCAGGGGGCGCATCGTCAATGTATAGATAAGTAATGCCTTGATTGCGCAGATATTCGATATATCTTTGTTTAAGTTCAATTCCCTCATGCAGCAGTACGGTTCGGTCCGGCGCGACCAGCGCCTGGGACAGATGCATGCCGGGCTTAAGAGCATTTAATGGGATACGGCGCATGCAAGTACCTCCTTGTAGTAAGATGGTCATCAGTGTCTATATCTATTGTGCGGCATAAGCCAAGGGTTAAATCGGGCGCATAGACTGGCTGGTTTCCTTGTGCCTCGCCGGCGTACATGATTTAGTGATATAACATATATAATATTCTACAAGGGATAGCGTTTTCTTTTAATTTTCGGAAGTATTTAAGAAAAGGGATATGGCAGGCTGTTTATTCCCGGCAAATACCGGATAAGCTACCGCTGGCGGGAACGCATGCTTTCATTGGATCGGGTGCCGCGACATAATCCAGGCCCCATTGGCACATGGTTGTTAAAATGGGTAGAATGGTCCTGCCGGCATGGGTCAATGAATATTCAACCTTCGGCGGTACCTGAGTGTATACAAAGCGTTTGACTAAGCCGTCCTGCTCCAGCTCCCGAAGTTGTTGGGTCAACATTTTCTGGGTAATTTTCGGCAAGGCCTTTTTTAATTCACTAAAGCGCAGGATATTTTCTCCCAAGTGCCAGAGGATCAGAGACTTCCATTTGCCGCCGATTAATTCTAGCGTTAATTCCATAGGGCACTGGTATTCAGTATTGCGAAAAGTAAGCAAGGGAATAAACCTCCAAAATAGTATAAATTTGCAACACGGGCTATTTATAGTATATAAAAAGATACTATGGAACTAATAAGTGCGTACTTGCTAATATATATATTACTATGTAATATTATAGCATGTAGAAACAGTGTTTGCAGCAACTGTAAATAGATCGTAAGATAAGGCTTAAAAGGGATATTGGAGAAGACTTGGAAATCCTCAGTTTTAGCCAAGGCCGTTCTGGCGCTGGCCTAATAAAAAATTTATGCTGGAGGGAATTGAGTGTGGTTAAAGAGGTACGGTATAACGAATATGCTAAACAGGCTCTGGACATGATCCCCAAGGGAGCATTTTTAACAACCGCGGCGGGTGAGGCAGTCAATACGATGACCATAGGCTGGGGGGCGATCAGCCATATTTGGCAGAAGCCGGTATTTATAGTTCTGGTGCGGCCATCCCGTTATACTTATGAACTGATTGAGAACAGCTCGGAATTTACGGTAAGCGTCCCACTACATGACGATATGAAGAAAGCATTGGCATTGTGCGGCACCAAATCAGGACGGGATATGGATAAAATCAAAGCCGCCGGCTTAAGCGTGTTGCCGGGGCAAAAGGTCGGGGTACCGGTCATTAGCGGCGCCGGCCTGCATTTTGAATGTAAAATCGTCTACAAGCAAAAGATGGACCCATCCCTGTTTGACCCAGGTCTGGCAAAGACCTGCTATCCAGAAGGGGATTATCACACGCTGTATTACGGTGAAATTGTGGCTTGCTACCAGGAAGCGTAAGCGGTAATTAACCGGGTTATATTGGAAAAGAGCGAACTGAGACAGAAACTGTTTGCCGTCGTGAAAGATATAAATAGTGTAATAAAATAAAAGTATGCGTTCCGTAAATAAATGCGGAACGCATACTTTTATTTTGGAAATGTCTGCCTGAAGGTGTCACTTTGTTTATGGGCAATTACAGGAGACGGTGTACATGGTATAATGAAGTTGCATAGATTGGTATATTTGCCGCTTTGATGAAAAGACCGGCTGGTGGAGCACCAGGTTATGCGGATATAATCAGTGGTTGCCCATAGGCCACAGCGCTATGGCGGCAGATATTACTCCGGTTGGCCAACCTTTTTCACCGGAAAATAAATTTGGGTGATAAAAGAGGCCGCCGCAGGTGCTTCCATAGGTCCTTTAAGATATTGCTCATAAGGAGGGGCAGCCATTTCATAGTTGTTTTCGGCAAGCCATTCTGTGAGTTTGGCGTAGACATGGGGCAGGTTGGAGTAGGGGCCTTGGCAAGTCGCTGTTGCACAGAGGCCGCCGGGCAGGATGCGGGTATGGGCGTTTTGCTCCTGAACCGGCAGAGCGACCTCCGTATCGTTATCGGCCGGATCAAATTCCTTGTCA from Propionispora hippei DSM 15287 includes:
- a CDS encoding amidohydrolase, translating into MLAILGGTVYTVSGDIVPNACLLIDQGKFLAVGSRLAIPHDALCLNATNKVIIPGLIDCHTHLGIAEEAVGTAHIDKNEVNQPVCPHLRALDGINPEDRGLEDAYTSGTTTIIVTPGSENVIGGQSIAIKTYGKVIDHMIMRQPAGMKMAFGENPIQMYMKKDRAPSTRMTIAAMIRENLIAALNYEKDLAKGKVGRDLKMEALLMLLHGEIPLRAHAHAADDIMTAIRIADEFGLKLTIEHATSAHKIAEELARRSIAATVGPSITARVKVELKDRTYRTPAILHQAGVKIALITDHPFLPVSSLRLEAALAIREGLPEAVALRAITLSAAEIIGVSDRVGSIEPGKDADLVILDGPPFAVSTKVEHVFINGIEVSNNN
- the cbiQ gene encoding cobalt ECF transporter T component CbiQ — translated: MKKSPEELALPLWLCQERPPAWPEASSRRWLRVHYLEKTWRSIQNVLLSDGEQEKLLDRNGLLQRLEPRSKMLGSFLLLIALAGAQQVLTLCLLHGLLCILAGVSRIGWRYYGRRVLLPTLLFSGWLLLPALTGHIVPGEALFSLTGPSGYVLTITRPGVTAAETVLLRAAGSIGTVLLVMATTRWDTLTKALACMGVPCSLVMVLDMTYRYLFLFLQLLEEYIMGRKSRMVAGEDQKNSREWIGLALAGFFRMAMEYSREIEAAMRERGYSGRYSYQPLGKLRLADTVFPALMLVICLSVWGS
- a CDS encoding energy-coupling factor ABC transporter ATP-binding protein, which encodes MPSPLFALDKLSYEYQPGKKALVDVTLQIMPGEKVVLLGPNGCGKSTLQKLLSGLLFATGGSLQVFGRQINERTMGDKAFAAIFRQRVGFVFQNSDVQMFCSSVLDEIMFGPLAMGMTASQARQRATELMELIGIGGLAGRLPHHLSGGEKKKVIIAAILATNPEVLLFDEPTNGLDPRTQRWMIQLLQQLQRQGKTLITATHCLELVPELADRVIVINEQHRLAADGEAIDILRNKKLLLAANVIDERYHIHAHGADAAVHIHQEDR
- a CDS encoding NUDIX hydrolase — translated: MTEECCWYDRLAAVLTRRSGKIHGDSDGFRRAAVLIPLVKTGDSTAVLFEIRSMELLAHAGEICFPGGRIEATDHDICQAALRETEEELNIAADRIRLIGAMDMVASPTGNILYPVVGVLEDMEGIRPNQEVAEYFTVPLPYLLNVQPKQGKLEMATRPLDEDSLSAFPAEYELDWKSRRMFPVFSYQYEDKKIWGLTAGVLHNFIALCRDLAIK
- a CDS encoding glycosyl hydrolase family 18 protein, translated to MKSLRCKKTTILWVVLVTIFALLLTAGCGGTKSPAPKPLQGSDPNTNVAQSDGRLIIGYYENPWPGTPDKTGSFPSMKTYAKSMSGVGPFWYRANQDGTLEAKDSQLVYDTARGLNLKMFPLVTNKSGATDTILGDASVRTKVTDNIVKLVQEKQYDGINIDFELLQPKHRDNLTAFMAELYPKMKALNKTLIISVFPQVDVAEDVSGAYNYPELAKYADYLQIMTYDHHWSTSPPGPIAPIDWYEKNIKYAIEQCGGPQKVLVGLGAYGYDWSKDKETETVTYVDSIVRAEQNGAKVLFDDNSKSPYVKYGNHEIWFENAESTSAKLDVIAKYKPAGIAIWRLGQEQPDIWPLIDQKFPKKQ
- a CDS encoding cation transporter; translated protein: MEQRVITVEGMSCGHCKAAVERAVLALPGVIAATVNLEEKKLALDYDNSRVTLVQIASAIEEEGYTVVSR
- a CDS encoding HD-GYP domain-containing protein, translating into MRRIPLNALKPGMHLSQALVAPDRTVLLHEGIELKQRYIEYLRNQGITYLYIDDAPPAPSPAKEPSQTELRQQAKQTARKVIHDFRLGKGVPLDKIKVLVSNLVTRILDNPETMHHLMDIRQKEDYMFSHAVNTCLLSVLTGTAMGYDTQRLEELGLAAMLHDVGKIKFTKRLSAQFPRRLTAQEKEEYRQHPFYTLEILKENTSLSMDIINACFQHHERWDGSGYPMGISGDVIHEYAQIISIADVYDRLITGLPHRKPTPVYYAAAILNKAAGTYFNPEIVAHFTKSIAAYPLGSTVKLNNNQLGLIVEMTGPNNTIPVVRILADEDSTHLNQLLELNLDKNPEHFIIDFDS
- a CDS encoding winged helix-turn-helix transcriptional regulator produces the protein MELTLELIGGKWKSLILWHLGENILRFSELKKALPKITQKMLTQQLRELEQDGLVKRFVYTQVPPKVEYSLTHAGRTILPILTTMCQWGLDYVAAPDPMKACVPASGSLSGICRE
- a CDS encoding flavin reductase family protein, whose product is MVKEVRYNEYAKQALDMIPKGAFLTTAAGEAVNTMTIGWGAISHIWQKPVFIVLVRPSRYTYELIENSSEFTVSVPLHDDMKKALALCGTKSGRDMDKIKAAGLSVLPGQKVGVPVISGAGLHFECKIVYKQKMDPSLFDPGLAKTCYPEGDYHTLYYGEIVACYQEA